One stretch of Theropithecus gelada isolate Dixy chromosome 12, Tgel_1.0, whole genome shotgun sequence DNA includes these proteins:
- the B3GALT1 gene encoding beta-1,3-galactosyltransferase 1, producing MASKVSCLYVLTVVCWASALWYLSITRPTSSYTGSKPFSHLTVARKNFTFGNIRTRPINPHSFEFLINEPNKCEKNIPFLVILISTTHKEFDARQAIRETWGDENNFKGIKIATLFLLGKNADPVLNQMVEQESQIFHDIIVEDFIDSYHNLTLKTLMGMRWVATFCSKAKYVMKTDSDIFVNMDNLIYKLLKPSTKPRRRYFTGYVINGGPIRDVRSKWYMPRDLYPDSNYPPFCSGTGYIFSADVAELIYKTSLHTRLLHLEDVYVGLCLRKLGIHPFQNSGFNHWKMAYSLCRYRRVITVHQISPEEMHRIWNDMSSKKHLRC from the coding sequence ATGGCTTCAAAGGTCTCCTGTTTGTATGTTTTGACAGTTGTGTGCTGGGCCAGCGCTCTCTGGTACTTGAGTATAACTCGTCCTACTTCTTCTTACACTGGCTCCAAACCATTCAGCCACCTAACAGTTGCCAGGAAAAACTTCACCTTTGGCAACATAAGAACTCGACCTATCAACCCacattcttttgaatttcttatCAACGAGCCCaataaatgtgagaaaaacaTTCCTTTTCTTGTTATCCTCATCAGCACCACCCACAAGGAATTCGATGCCCGTCAGGCAATCAGAGAGACGTGGGGGGATGAGAACAACTTTAAGGGGATCAAGATAgccactctcttcctcctgggcaAGAATGCTGATCCTGTTCTCAATCAGATGGTGGAGCAAGAGAGCCAAATCTTCCACGATATCATCGTGGAGGACTTCATTGACTCCTACCATAATCTTACCCTCAAAACATTAATGGGGATGAGATGGGTGGCCACTTTTTGTTCAAAAGCCAAGTATGTCATGAAAACAGACAGTGACATTTTTGTAAACATGGAcaatcttatttataaattactgaaaCCCTCCACCAAGCCACGAAGAAGGTATTTTACTGGCTATGTCATTAATGGAGGACCGATTCGGGACGTCCGCAGTAAGTGGTATATGCCCAGGGATTTGTACCCAGACAGTAACTACCCACCGTTCTGTTCGGGGACTGGCTACATCTTTTCAGCCGATGTGGCTGAACTCATTTACAAGACCTCACTCCACACAAGGCTGCTTCACCTTGAAGATGTATATGTGGGACTGTGTCTTCGAAAGCTGGGTATACATCCTTTCCAGAACAGTGGCTTCAATCACTGGAAAATGGCCTACAGTTTGTGTAGATATCGCCGAGTTATCACCGTGCATCAGATCTCTCCAGAAGAAATGCACAGAATCTGGAATGATATGTCAAGCAAGAAACATCTCAGATGTTAG